The Syngnathus typhle isolate RoL2023-S1 ecotype Sweden linkage group LG16, RoL_Styp_1.0, whole genome shotgun sequence genome includes a region encoding these proteins:
- the neff2 gene encoding alpha-internexin, protein MSSSVFCRRPWDDFRGSQSKSSPSYSSPTTPESHGRPSRVSFSPTRVLSSRLLEKEQLVDLNDRFAGYIEKVRLLEFQNRALLAELEVLRGRRGRPSRLRGVYEEAVRSLSTNMESEIREKMKMEAERDYLKEVHERVRERCEEEGRQREEAQEALMQAREEAGRAALSYLDAQTTVASLCNEMAFLKKVFAEEKVELRSQLEVANISAEEVPRTAAKPHLGEALRDIRVQYEQLAGENMQAMEGWYRSKCALAADVAGREHRAARAIREETSEYRRMLLARSSDIEALQNVVEVLNKQLGELEETQATEVDKYQTRINQLERDIDDAKQEMVFFMREYQDLLNVKMALDIEIAAYRKLLEGEEQRLSVPFLPTIH, encoded by the exons atGAGCTCCTCTGTCTTCTGCCGTCGACCTTGGGATGATTTTCGAGGTTCCCAGTCGAAATCGTCCCCGTCCTACTCCTCACCTACAACACCCGAGTCTCACGGGAGACCCTCGAGGGTGTCCTTCTCCCCGACCCGAGTCCTCAGCTCTCGTCTGCTTGAGAAGGAGCAGCTGGTGGATCTTAACGATCGCTTCGCAGGCTACATCGAGAAGGTCAGACTCCTGGAGTTCCAGAACCGGGCGCTGCTGGCAGAGCTGGAGGTGTTGCGTGGCCGAAGGGGCCGCCCGTCCCGCTTGCGGGGCGTTTATGAGGAGGCGGTGCGCAGTTTGAGTACCAATATGGAGTCAGAGATCCGAGAGAAAATGAAGATGGAGGCGGAGAGGGACTACCTTAAGGAGGTTCATGAGAGGGTGAGAGAACGCTGCGAGGAAGAAGGCCGGCAGCGGGAGGAGGCCCAGGAGGCTCTGATGCAGGCCCGGGAGGAGGCGGGACGGGCGGCGCTCTCCTACCTTGATGCCCAAACCACCGTGGCGTCTCTTTGCAACGAGATGGCCTTCCTCAAGAAG GTCTTTGCGGAGGAGAAGGTGGAGCTGCGATCACAGCTGGAGGTGGCCAACATCAGCGCGGAGGAGGTGCCGAGGACGGCGGCGAAGCCCCACCTGGGGGAGGCGCTGCGGGACATTCGGGTGCAGTATGAACAGCTGGCCGGCGAAAACATGCAAGCCATGGAGGGCTGGTACAGGAGCAAGTGTGCCTTGGCGGCGGACGTGGCCGGCAGGGAGCATCGGGCTGCGCGGGCCATCCGAGAGGAGACATCCGAGTACCGCAGGATGCTCCTGGCCCGATCCTCCGACATCGAGGCGCTACAGAACGTCGTTGAGGTGCTCAACAAGCAGCTGGGGGAGCTGGAGGAGACTCAGGCCACGGAGGTGGACAAGTACCAG ACGAGGATCAACCAACTGGAGCGAGACATCGACGACGCCAAGCAGGAGATGGTGTTCTTCATGAGAGAGTACCAAGACCTGCTCAATGTCAAGATGGCGCTGGATATCGAAATAGCCGCCTACAG GAAGCTCCTGGAGGGCGAAGAGCAGCGGCTATCAGTTCCCTTCCTTCCCACCATCCACTAA
- the LOC133169711 gene encoding nanos homolog 1-like — protein sequence MDLVERRYLSPYDYTFNFWNDYLGLSTLVAPNRIRAPASNGPNSITESLKATLGLDDSPCELQERFWPLHRPPLGDLRLAGVRDDAASSARSGFTEGPARGRKQAPRGKAEHRVCVFCRNNGAPEEVYGTHILKTADGRVLCPILRAYTCPLCSANGDNAHTIKYCPLSAREPPGGHRMIVLPTKASRAPGNRLKLFS from the coding sequence ATGGATTTGGTGGAGCGCCGCTACTTGTCTCCCTACGACTACACTTTTAATTTCTGGAACGACTACCTGGGTTTGTCCACCCTCGTGGCCCCGAACCGGATCCGGGCCCCTGCGAGTAACGGCCCCAACTCCATAACGGAGTCGCTCAAAGCAACGCTGGGCTTGGACGACTCGCCGTGCGAGCTTCAGGAGCGCTTCTGGCCGCTCCACCGGCCGCCGCTCGGCGACCTCAGGCTGGCCGGGGTCAGAGACGACGCGGCCAGCTCCGCGAGGAGCGGCTTCACTGAGGGTCCGGCGCGAGGACGCAAGCAGGCGCCGCGCGGCAAGGCCGAGCACCGGGTGTGCGTGTTCTGCCGGAACAACGGCGCTCCGGAGGAGGTGTACGGCACGCACATTCTGAAGACGGCCGACGGCCGGGTGTTGTGCCCCATTTTGCGGGCGTACACTTGCCCGCTGTGCAGCGCCAACGGGGACAACGCGCACACCATCAAGTACTGTCCGCTCTCCGCCAGGGAGCCGCCCGGGGGCCACAGGATGATAGTGCTCCCGACCAAAGCAAGCAGAGCGCCCGGCAATAGACTCAAACTCTTCTCCTGA